A single region of the Gossypium arboreum isolate Shixiya-1 chromosome 12, ASM2569848v2, whole genome shotgun sequence genome encodes:
- the LOC108464981 gene encoding putative EG45-like domain containing protein 1, whose product MENYSLIFVCMVAYLVSFASAKPGIATFYTKYIPSACFKNQDHGKMIAAAGDALWKNGAMCGKKFTVKCTGPRNGVRHPCTGKSVTVKVVDQCPGCPSTMDLSREAFEIIAKPVAGIINIDYKKV is encoded by the exons ATGGAGAATTACAGTTTGATTTTTGTTTGTATGGTTGCCTACCTTGTCTCCTTTGCTTCAGCAAAACCAGGGATTGCCACCTTTTATACAAAATATATTC CTTCTGCATGCTTCAAAAACCAGGATCATGGAAAAATGATTGCTGCAGCTGGTGATGCACTATGGAAAAATGGGGCAATGTGTGGGAAAAAGTTCACCGTGAAATGCACCGGACCTCGAAATGGCGTACGACATCCATGCACAGGCAAGAGCGTTACTGTGAAGGTCGTTGATCAGTGTCCGGGATGCCCATCGACAATGGATCTCTCAAGAGAGGCCTTCGAAATTATCGCCAAACCGGTTGCTGGTATCATTAACATCGACTACAAGAA GGTTTGA
- the LOC108464982 gene encoding putative EG45-like domain containing protein 1 has product MNQDGQPLRLLLEIAQGRLWMAVRTYLAKAVEAVAVRMGTKLTFACFENQDQGKMIAAIGDALWHNGTVCEKMFTVKCMGPRNPVPLPCTGKSVTIKIIDYYPGCPSTIDLSQEAFTIIANPVAGIINVDYKQYAEHISFTSPLLLQ; this is encoded by the exons ATGAATCAGGATGGGCAACCATTGCGACTGTTGCTAGAGATTGCACAGGGAAGGTTGTGGATGGCTGTTCGAACCTATTTAGCTAAAGCAGTAGAGGCAGTGGCTGTTCGGATGGGAACCAAGCTAA CTTTTGCATGCTTCGAAAACCAAGATCAAGGAAAAATGATTGCCGCAATTGGTGATGCATTGTGGCATAATGGGACAGTGTGCGAGAAAATGTTCACTGTGAAATGCATGGGACCCCGAAACCCCGTACCACTTCCATGCACAGGTAAGAGCGTTACTATAAAGATCATTGATTACTATCCAGGATGTCCATCAACCATCGATCTCTCCCAAGAGGCCTTCACTATTATTGCCAACCCTGTTGCTGGTATCATTAACGTCGACTACAAGCAGTATGCAGAGCACATTTCCTTCACATCTCCATTGCTTCTTCAGTGA